In a single window of the Massilia oculi genome:
- a CDS encoding serine hydrolase: MLKLSAVAVAVILLSNPVLAQAQQPATKASAAQPLASKLDALFKPQFKAGDPGATVIVVKDGKTVFRKAYGAADVAAKTPLTPGTVLRLGSITKQFTAVAILMLAEEGKLALNDPITRFFPDYPTQGKVITVEHLLTHTSGIVSYTGKSGYVATMGKDFTVAQMIDGFRNDPLEFEPGTQFRYNNSGYFLLGAIIERVSGTSYASFLERRIFTPLGMKDTAYEGVERSNAPRAVGYSAQEKGFAPAQPLSMSQPYAAGALVSTVDDLAKWDAAIASGKLLKPASWKMAFTPYKLNPEKSTGYGYGWSVGALQGAPVIEHGGGINGFRTHALRLPEQKIFVAVLSNADSGNANPEVLAKKAAALAMGKPFMELKEVKLDARAIDAFTGVYDIDGKEKRTFTSRDGKLMMARGDRSPAALTSYSKDGFFVPGTLARFEFGRDAQGKVSHVTVDNAGERTRNERIGDAPAEREAVKIDNAGFDARAGAYQLAPQFTITVSREGERYYAQATGQRRIEIFPASEDVFFSRDVNAELRFEKGADGAPVVVLHQDGQATPGTRLQ; the protein is encoded by the coding sequence ATGCTGAAACTCTCCGCCGTCGCTGTTGCTGTCATCCTGCTGTCGAATCCCGTGCTGGCGCAAGCGCAGCAGCCGGCCACCAAGGCCTCTGCGGCGCAGCCGCTGGCCAGCAAGCTCGACGCGCTGTTCAAGCCCCAGTTCAAGGCGGGAGACCCCGGCGCCACGGTCATCGTGGTCAAGGACGGCAAGACGGTGTTTAGGAAGGCCTATGGCGCCGCCGACGTGGCCGCGAAGACGCCACTGACGCCCGGCACCGTGCTGCGCCTCGGCTCGATCACCAAGCAGTTCACGGCGGTGGCGATCCTGATGCTGGCCGAGGAGGGCAAGCTGGCCCTGAACGATCCGATCACGCGCTTCTTCCCCGACTATCCAACCCAGGGCAAGGTCATCACCGTCGAGCACCTGCTGACCCATACCTCGGGCATCGTCAGCTATACCGGCAAGTCGGGCTATGTGGCGACGATGGGGAAGGACTTCACCGTCGCCCAGATGATCGACGGCTTCAGGAACGATCCGCTCGAGTTCGAACCCGGCACCCAGTTCCGCTACAACAATAGCGGCTATTTCCTGCTCGGCGCGATCATCGAGCGGGTGTCTGGCACGAGCTACGCCAGCTTCCTCGAACGGCGCATCTTCACGCCGCTGGGCATGAAGGACACCGCGTATGAAGGCGTCGAGCGTTCGAACGCGCCGCGCGCGGTCGGCTACAGCGCGCAGGAGAAGGGGTTCGCGCCGGCGCAGCCGCTGTCCATGAGCCAGCCGTATGCGGCCGGCGCGCTGGTATCGACCGTGGACGACCTGGCGAAATGGGATGCCGCCATCGCCTCCGGCAAGCTGCTGAAACCCGCGAGCTGGAAGATGGCCTTCACGCCCTACAAGCTGAACCCGGAGAAGTCGACCGGCTACGGCTACGGCTGGAGCGTGGGCGCCCTGCAGGGCGCGCCAGTGATCGAGCATGGGGGCGGCATCAATGGCTTTCGCACCCATGCGCTGCGCCTGCCGGAGCAGAAGATCTTCGTCGCGGTGCTGAGCAATGCGGACAGCGGTAATGCCAATCCCGAGGTGCTGGCCAAGAAGGCGGCGGCGCTGGCGATGGGCAAGCCGTTCATGGAGCTGAAGGAAGTCAAGCTCGATGCCAGGGCCATCGATGCATTCACAGGGGTATACGACATCGACGGCAAGGAAAAGCGCACCTTCACCAGCCGCGACGGCAAGCTGATGATGGCGCGCGGCGACCGGTCGCCGGCCGCCCTCACTTCCTATTCGAAGGATGGCTTCTTCGTCCCCGGGACGCTGGCGCGCTTCGAGTTCGGGCGCGATGCGCAGGGCAAGGTCAGCCACGTCACGGTCGACAATGCGGGCGAGCGGACGCGCAACGAGCGCATTGGCGATGCGCCCGCCGAACGCGAAGCGGTCAAGATCGACAACGCCGGCTTCGACGCGCGTGCCGGCGCCTACCAGCTTGCGCCGCAGTTCACGATCACGGTCAGCCGCGAGGGCGAACGCTATTATGCGCAGGCGACCGGGCAGCGCAGGATCGAGATCTTCCCGGCCAGCGAAGACGTGTTCTTCTCGCGCGACGTGAATGCCGAACTCCGGTTCGAGAAGGGCGCGGATGGCGCGCCGGTGGTCGTGTTGCACCAGGACGGCCAGGCCACGCCTGGCACGCGACTTCAGTAA
- a CDS encoding F0F1 ATP synthase subunit epsilon has protein sequence MANTFLVDVVSAEEQIFSGQAEFVALPGEAGELGIYPKHTPLITRIRPGAVRIQVAGGGEEFVFVAGGILEVQPNGVTVLADTAIRGADLDEAKANAAKKQAEELMLNKESTIDYAKAQAEMAAAIAQLAAIQKLRSKGR, from the coding sequence ATGGCAAACACATTTCTCGTTGACGTAGTCTCGGCCGAAGAGCAGATCTTCTCCGGCCAGGCCGAATTCGTCGCGTTGCCGGGTGAAGCGGGTGAGCTGGGTATCTACCCGAAGCACACCCCCTTGATCACGCGCATCCGCCCGGGCGCCGTGCGCATCCAGGTGGCCGGCGGCGGCGAAGAGTTCGTCTTCGTAGCAGGCGGTATCCTCGAAGTGCAGCCGAACGGCGTGACCGTGCTGGCCGACACCGCGATCCGCGGCGCCGACCTCGACGAAGCGAAGGCAAACGCGGCCAAGAAGCAGGCCGAAGAGCTGATGCTGAACAAGGAATCGACCATCGACTACGCGAAAGCCCAGGCCGAAATGGCCGCCGCGATCGCGCAGCTGGCGGCGATCCAGAAGCTGCGGTCGAAAGGCCGTTGA
- the atpD gene encoding F0F1 ATP synthase subunit beta, translated as MADGKIVQCIGAVVDVEFPRNAMPKVYDALKMEGSELTLEVQQQLGDGVVRTIALGSSEGLRRGMMIQNTGNPIMVPVGVPTLGRIMDVLGNPIDECGPVSHERMASIHRDAPAYDELSPSTDLLETGIKVIDLVCPFAKGGKVGLFGGAGVGKTVNMMELINNIAKAHSGLSVFAGVGERTREGNDFYHEMADAKVVDLENPANSKVAMVYGQMNEPPGNRLRVALTGLTMAEAFRDEGKDVLFFVDNIYRYTLAGTEVSALLGRMPSAVGYQPTLAEEMGRLQERITSTKTGSITSIQAVYVPADDLTDPSPATTFAHLDSTVVLSRDIASLGIYPAVDPLDSTSRQLDPLVVGEEHYSTARAVQGTLQRYKELRDIIAILGMDELAPEDKLVVARARKMQRFLSQPFHVAEVFTGAPGKYVSLKDTIKGFKMIASGELDHLPEQAFYMVGTIEEAIEKAKKLAA; from the coding sequence ATGGCTGATGGCAAAATCGTTCAGTGTATCGGCGCCGTGGTTGACGTGGAATTCCCACGTAACGCCATGCCGAAAGTGTACGACGCACTGAAAATGGAAGGCTCCGAACTGACCCTGGAAGTCCAGCAACAGCTGGGCGACGGCGTGGTCCGTACCATTGCTCTGGGCAGCTCGGAAGGCCTGCGTCGCGGCATGATGATCCAGAACACCGGCAATCCGATCATGGTGCCAGTCGGCGTGCCGACCCTGGGCCGTATCATGGACGTGCTGGGCAACCCGATCGACGAATGCGGTCCGGTCAGCCATGAGCGCATGGCATCGATCCACCGCGATGCGCCGGCCTACGACGAACTGTCGCCGTCGACCGACCTGCTGGAAACCGGCATCAAGGTCATCGACCTGGTCTGCCCGTTCGCCAAAGGCGGTAAGGTCGGCCTGTTCGGCGGCGCCGGCGTCGGCAAGACCGTCAACATGATGGAACTGATCAACAACATCGCCAAGGCGCACTCGGGTCTGTCCGTGTTCGCCGGCGTGGGTGAGCGTACCCGTGAAGGTAACGACTTCTACCACGAGATGGCCGATGCAAAAGTCGTCGACCTGGAAAACCCAGCCAACTCGAAAGTGGCGATGGTCTACGGTCAGATGAACGAACCACCAGGCAACCGTCTGCGCGTCGCGCTGACCGGCCTGACCATGGCGGAAGCGTTCCGTGACGAAGGCAAGGACGTCCTGTTCTTCGTCGACAACATCTACCGCTACACCCTGGCCGGTACCGAAGTCTCGGCACTGCTGGGCCGTATGCCATCGGCAGTGGGCTACCAGCCTACCCTGGCCGAAGAAATGGGCCGCCTGCAGGAGCGCATCACCTCGACCAAGACCGGTTCGATCACCTCGATCCAGGCCGTCTACGTCCCTGCGGATGACTTGACCGACCCGTCGCCTGCAACCACCTTCGCCCACCTGGACTCGACCGTCGTTCTGTCGCGTGACATCGCTTCGCTGGGTATCTACCCTGCGGTCGACCCACTCGATTCGACCTCGCGCCAGCTGGACCCGCTGGTCGTCGGCGAAGAGCACTACTCGACCGCGCGCGCCGTGCAGGGCACCCTGCAGCGCTACAAGGAACTGCGTGACATCATCGCGATTCTGGGCATGGACGAACTGGCGCCAGAAGACAAGCTGGTCGTCGCTCGCGCACGCAAGATGCAGCGTTTCCTGTCGCAGCCGTTCCACGTCGCTGAAGTGTTCACCGGCGCACCAGGCAAGTACGTTTCGCTGAAAGACACGATCAAGGGCTTCAAGATGATCGCATCGGGCGAACTGGATCACCTGCCGGAGCAAGCGTTCTACATGGTCGGCACGATCGAAGAGGCAATCGAGAAAGCCAAGAAACTGGCTGCCTAA
- the atpG gene encoding F0F1 ATP synthase subunit gamma, whose amino-acid sequence MAAGKEIRGKIKSVENTKKITKAMEMVAASKMRKAQDRMRAARPYSDKVRNITANLANANPEYTHAFMAQAKGVSAKAVGFIVITTDKGLCGGMNTNILRQVTQKAREQEQLGNRVEAVAIGNKGLGFLNRVGMKLVSQATQLGDAPQLDKLIGPVKVMLDAYQEGKLDAVYLCYTKFINTMKQETMVEQLLPLPAKALEADAGAHGWDYIYEPEAQVVIDELLVRYVEALVYQAVAENLASEQSARMVAMKAASDNAGSVISDLKLVYNKTRQAAITKELSEIVSGAAAV is encoded by the coding sequence ATGGCAGCAGGCAAAGAGATTCGTGGCAAGATCAAGAGCGTAGAAAATACGAAGAAGATCACCAAGGCGATGGAAATGGTCGCCGCATCGAAAATGCGCAAGGCGCAGGATCGCATGCGCGCCGCCCGTCCCTACAGTGACAAGGTTCGTAACATCACCGCCAATCTGGCCAACGCAAACCCGGAGTACACGCACGCATTCATGGCGCAAGCCAAGGGCGTGTCGGCAAAGGCAGTGGGTTTCATCGTCATCACGACCGACAAGGGTCTGTGCGGCGGCATGAACACCAACATCCTGCGCCAGGTAACGCAGAAGGCGCGTGAGCAGGAGCAGCTGGGCAACCGTGTCGAGGCAGTCGCCATCGGCAACAAGGGCCTGGGCTTCCTGAACCGCGTCGGCATGAAGCTGGTGTCGCAAGCGACCCAGCTGGGCGATGCCCCGCAACTGGACAAGCTGATCGGACCGGTCAAAGTGATGCTGGACGCGTACCAGGAAGGCAAGCTCGATGCCGTCTACCTGTGCTACACCAAGTTCATCAACACGATGAAGCAGGAAACGATGGTCGAGCAACTGCTCCCGCTGCCAGCGAAAGCGCTGGAAGCCGACGCAGGCGCCCACGGCTGGGACTACATCTACGAACCGGAAGCGCAAGTCGTCATCGACGAGCTGCTGGTGCGTTATGTGGAAGCGCTGGTGTACCAGGCAGTGGCGGAAAACCTGGCGTCCGAGCAATCGGCGCGCATGGTCGCGATGAAGGCCGCGAGCGATAACGCCGGCAGTGTCATCAGCGACCTGAAGCTGGTCTACAACAAGACCCGCCAGGCTGCGATTACCAAAGAACTCTCCGAGATCGTTTCGGGCGCAGCGGCAGTCTGA
- the atpA gene encoding F0F1 ATP synthase subunit alpha, with protein MQLNPSEISELIKSRIQGLEGSADVRNQGTVISVADGICRIHGLSDVMQGEMLEFPGNTFGLAMNLERDSVGAVILGAYEHISEGDTVKTTGRILEVPIGPELRGRVVNALGQPIDGKGPIATTLTAPIEKIAPGVIARESVSQPMQTGIKSIDAMVPIGRGQRELIIGDRQTGKSAVAVDAIINQKGQGVTCVYVAIGQKASTIKNIVRSLEQHGAMEYTIVVAASASESAAMQYISAYSGCAMGEYFRDRGEDALIVYDDLSKQAVAYRQISLLLRRPPGREAYPGDVFYLHSRLLERAARVNADYVEKFTGGAVTGKTGSLTALPIIETQAGDVSAFVPTNVISITDGQIFLETSLFNAGIRPAINAGISVSRVGGAAQTKVIKGLSGGIRTDLAQYRELAAFAQFASDLDESTRKQLDRGARVTELLKQPQFSPLSTSLMAASLFAVNKGYLDDIEVKKVLPFEHGLHAFLKSGHASLLSKIDETKQLDKDSEALLAAAIADFKKSGAY; from the coding sequence ATGCAACTTAACCCATCTGAAATCAGCGAGCTGATCAAGAGCCGGATCCAGGGCCTGGAAGGCTCTGCAGACGTCCGCAACCAAGGCACCGTGATCTCGGTCGCCGACGGTATCTGCCGCATCCACGGTCTGTCGGACGTGATGCAGGGCGAGATGCTGGAATTCCCAGGCAACACCTTCGGCCTGGCAATGAACCTCGAGCGCGACTCGGTCGGCGCCGTCATCCTGGGTGCCTACGAGCACATCTCGGAAGGCGACACCGTCAAGACCACCGGCCGCATCCTGGAAGTGCCGATCGGTCCTGAGCTGCGTGGCCGCGTGGTCAACGCCCTGGGCCAGCCGATCGACGGCAAGGGTCCGATCGCCACCACCCTGACCGCCCCGATCGAAAAGATCGCGCCAGGCGTCATCGCGCGTGAATCGGTGTCGCAGCCTATGCAGACCGGCATCAAGTCGATCGACGCGATGGTGCCGATCGGCCGTGGCCAGCGTGAGCTGATCATCGGCGACCGCCAGACCGGCAAGTCGGCCGTGGCAGTGGATGCGATCATCAACCAGAAAGGCCAGGGCGTCACCTGCGTTTACGTCGCGATCGGCCAGAAGGCATCGACCATCAAGAACATCGTGCGTTCGCTGGAACAGCACGGCGCGATGGAATACACCATTGTTGTCGCAGCATCGGCGTCGGAATCGGCCGCCATGCAGTACATCTCGGCCTACTCGGGCTGCGCAATGGGCGAATACTTCCGCGACCGCGGCGAAGACGCGCTGATCGTGTACGACGACCTGTCGAAGCAAGCAGTTGCCTACCGCCAGATTTCGCTGCTGCTGCGCCGCCCACCAGGCCGCGAAGCCTACCCAGGCGACGTGTTCTACCTGCACAGCCGTCTGCTCGAGCGCGCAGCGCGCGTGAACGCCGACTACGTCGAGAAGTTCACGGGCGGCGCCGTCACCGGCAAGACCGGTTCGCTGACCGCACTGCCGATCATCGAAACCCAGGCTGGCGACGTCTCGGCCTTCGTGCCGACCAACGTGATTTCGATTACCGACGGCCAGATCTTCCTGGAGACCTCGCTGTTCAACGCCGGTATCCGTCCTGCGATCAACGCCGGTATCTCGGTGTCGCGCGTCGGTGGCGCCGCCCAGACCAAGGTCATCAAGGGCCTGTCGGGCGGTATCCGTACCGACCTGGCGCAGTACCGTGAACTGGCTGCGTTCGCGCAGTTCGCATCGGACCTGGACGAGTCGACCCGCAAGCAGCTGGACCGTGGCGCGCGCGTCACCGAACTGCTGAAGCAGCCGCAGTTCTCGCCGCTGTCGACCTCGCTGATGGCCGCATCGCTGTTCGCCGTCAACAAGGGCTACCTGGACGATATCGAAGTCAAGAAAGTGCTGCCGTTCGAGCACGGTCTGCATGCCTTCCTGAAGTCGGGTCACGCGTCCCTGCTGTCGAAGATCGACGAAACCAAGCAACTGGACAAGGACAGCGAAGCACTGCTGGCCGCCGCCATTGCTGATTTCAAGAAATCCGGCGCATATTAA